One Phycisphaerales bacterium genomic window carries:
- a CDS encoding DUF5996 family protein, with protein MANTTGPVWPDISYASWSETAKALHLYTQVVGKVRLEPTPWTNHSWHVPLYVNGRGLTTSIMSKGVRAFEIRFDFVDHDLVIETVEGEVRRIGLGPGAVSAFYRAVMDALEGLGIEIDIYTTPSEMADAIPFEEDTAPRPYDAAAVERFWRALVQMDRVFKRFRAGFTGKCSPVHFFWGSFDLAVTRFSGRTAPPHPGGVPNFPDWVAREAYSHEVSSAGFWPGNDDADAVFYSYAYPKPDGFEKARVQPEAATWSDELGEFVLPYAAVREAKDPEEALMAFLESTYAAAADLAGWDREALECDLPADARKAHAGR; from the coding sequence ATGGCGAACACCACCGGCCCGGTATGGCCAGACATTTCCTACGCCTCGTGGTCCGAGACGGCCAAGGCCCTGCACCTGTATACGCAGGTCGTTGGCAAGGTGCGTCTGGAGCCCACGCCCTGGACCAACCACTCCTGGCACGTGCCGCTGTACGTCAACGGGCGCGGGCTGACGACGTCGATCATGTCCAAGGGTGTTCGCGCCTTCGAGATTCGCTTCGACTTCGTGGACCATGATCTGGTGATCGAAACCGTCGAGGGCGAGGTGCGGCGGATCGGCCTTGGGCCGGGCGCCGTCTCGGCATTCTATCGGGCGGTGATGGATGCGCTCGAGGGTCTGGGCATCGAGATCGACATCTACACGACGCCCAGCGAGATGGCCGACGCCATTCCGTTCGAAGAGGACACGGCGCCGCGGCCCTACGACGCGGCGGCGGTCGAGCGGTTCTGGCGGGCGCTCGTGCAGATGGACCGCGTGTTCAAGCGGTTCCGCGCGGGCTTTACCGGCAAGTGCAGCCCGGTTCACTTCTTCTGGGGCAGCTTCGACCTGGCCGTCACGCGCTTTTCGGGTCGGACGGCGCCGCCGCACCCCGGCGGCGTGCCGAACTTTCCCGATTGGGTGGCGCGCGAGGCGTACTCGCACGAGGTCAGCAGCGCGGGCTTCTGGCCCGGCAACGACGATGCCGACGCGGTGTTCTACTCGTACGCGTACCCAAAGCCCGATGGCTTCGAGAAGGCGCGCGTGCAGCCCGAGGCCGCGACGTGGTCGGACGAACTGGGTGAGTTCGTGCTGCCCTACGCGGCGGTGCGCGAGGCGAAGGACCCCGAAGAGGCGCTCATGGCGTTCCTCGAGAGCACGTACGCCGCGGCGGCGGACCTGGCTGGGTGGGACCGCGAAGCGCTCGAATGCGACCTGCCCGCCGATGCGCGGAAGGCGCACGCGGGTCGTTAG
- a CDS encoding excinuclease ABC subunit UvrC codes for MADEPVSDENFWTEQEDADERAERLARLLKRARSLPAAPGVYLMKDARDVVVYVGKARKLPDRVASYFVPSTDLGPAKGPMLDVVRDFEFIECETEFEALLTENRLIKDIRPRFNVRLTDDKTFPYLVVTQREDFPRVFVTRNPAGVRPDGTTPEYMKGAKVFGPFVNAGALREAVQVAQRVFKFRDCKLDIVEGDPKNKYFRPCLLYSIGQCTAPCADKVTLTAYGEQVDRFVRFMGSKRSQMLRELRKEMAEASEKLEFERAAELRDQIAAIEKLEERSSKRDGWQPETEIGYVEPEKGMRSLQKTLGLDEPPRVVEGFDIAHLGGNETVASKVCFVDGRPFKSEYRRYKIKGTGNDDYASIREVISRRYREAGAGHELYPDVILIDGGLGQLHAAMEALREMDVPAPMVISLAKKEELIHVQERSEPIRLGRENFGLRLCQQVRDEAHRFARHYHHVLRRKKVVGE; via the coding sequence GTGGCCGATGAACCAGTGAGTGACGAAAACTTCTGGACCGAGCAGGAGGATGCCGACGAGCGGGCCGAACGGCTCGCGCGGCTGCTCAAGCGTGCGCGCTCTCTGCCGGCGGCGCCGGGCGTGTACCTGATGAAGGACGCCAGGGACGTGGTGGTGTACGTGGGCAAGGCCCGCAAGCTGCCCGACCGCGTGGCCAGCTACTTCGTGCCGAGCACCGACTTGGGGCCGGCCAAGGGCCCGATGCTCGACGTGGTGCGGGACTTCGAGTTCATCGAGTGCGAGACCGAGTTCGAGGCCTTGCTGACCGAGAACCGGTTGATCAAGGACATCCGCCCGCGGTTCAACGTCCGGCTGACCGACGACAAGACGTTCCCATACCTGGTCGTTACGCAGCGCGAGGACTTCCCGCGGGTGTTCGTGACGCGCAACCCCGCGGGCGTGCGGCCCGATGGCACGACGCCCGAGTACATGAAGGGCGCCAAGGTGTTCGGCCCGTTCGTGAACGCGGGGGCGCTGCGCGAAGCGGTGCAGGTGGCCCAGCGGGTGTTCAAGTTCCGCGATTGCAAGCTGGACATCGTGGAGGGTGATCCGAAGAACAAGTACTTCCGGCCCTGCCTGCTCTACAGCATCGGCCAGTGCACAGCGCCGTGCGCCGACAAGGTGACCCTGACGGCCTATGGCGAGCAAGTGGACCGCTTCGTGCGGTTCATGGGCAGCAAGCGCAGCCAGATGCTGCGCGAGCTGCGCAAGGAAATGGCCGAGGCGAGCGAGAAGCTGGAGTTCGAGCGGGCGGCGGAGCTGCGCGACCAGATCGCGGCGATCGAGAAGCTGGAGGAACGCTCGAGCAAGCGCGATGGCTGGCAGCCCGAAACCGAGATCGGCTACGTCGAGCCCGAGAAGGGGATGCGCAGCCTGCAGAAGACGCTGGGGCTCGACGAGCCGCCGAGGGTTGTCGAGGGCTTCGACATTGCGCACCTGGGCGGCAACGAGACGGTGGCCAGCAAGGTGTGCTTCGTGGATGGGCGGCCGTTCAAGAGCGAGTATCGACGGTACAAGATCAAGGGCACGGGCAACGACGATTATGCATCGATCCGCGAGGTGATCTCGCGGAGGTATCGCGAGGCGGGCGCGGGACACGAGCTGTATCCCGACGTGATCCTGATCGACGGCGGGCTGGGGCAGTTGCACGCGGCGATGGAGGCCTTGCGCGAGATGGACGTGCCGGCGCCCATGGTGATCTCGCTGGCCAAGAAAGAAGAGCTGATCCACGTGCAGGAGCGGAGCGAGCCCATTCGGCTGGGACGCGAGAACTTCGGACTGCGCTTGTGCCAGCAGGTTCGCGACGAGGCGCATCGTTTCGCGCGGCACTACCACCATGTTCTTCGAAGGAAGAAGGTGGTGGGGGAGTAG
- a CDS encoding DNA topoisomerase: MAKKTSKKTTTKKTSRKVGKKVTKKTASRAGGGGRGRTSRGTGYKAGQAKGKDLVIVESPSKAKTINKYLGDDYVVLASVGHVRDLPEKADKGDKSPVPGVDLEKRFTPTYRVLSGKEAVMRELKRAATDATSEGGSVWFATDLDREGEAIAWHLAQEIGIDAEDAKRVVFAAITKAEIAKAFNNPHPIDVDKVNAQQARRILDRIVGYQVSPLLWKKVTRGLSAGRVQSVAVRLVVEREREIRVFVPDESWSITASFAGTQDAARSLAPQWAKLLASKDEKGNPPSIKAQNAWLAKHDGLRAELVEVNGEKFEILQKGKLDDDAEAAVSAEKFKKPHTCDITPSVVKMLEQAGLSDVKTHVTEDETGRGPARWLRTITGTPDPSMPWTVRSIETKRTSSRPPPPFITSTLQQAASTRLGFGARRTMSAAQGLYEGVNIPGEGPVGLITYMRTDSTHIAGEALSMAREHIKKTWGDTYLPEKPNFFGSSNKSAQEAHEAIRPTNVAYTPDMVRKSLKPDQARLYEIIWQRFVACQMSNAQWDATTILIYGGKSDTLTFKATGRVLVFDGFYKVAGVPTSSDEATLSTIREQETLHAFGIDPRQRFTTPPARYTEASLIKTLESEGIGRPSTYASIVQTIQDRKYVEQRERRFYATDLGEVVTDKLIEAFPRIMDLGYTRQMEADLDKIEEEHLDWIDMLEKFYGPFRESLEHALENLQHAKAEVQPSDYLCPRDGAELVYRFGKNGRFLSCSNYPDCNYACPVDTHGKPRPIEYVDVRCPKTGRPMVHRTGRFGPFIATDLAEGESPEDGLILNIDKKGHIVAPSVPPVETDLPCPTCEAPLNLRSGARGPWLSCSRFPKCRGRGKWSELDDKKQAELERKLEAHERANPTPIIKRLDGTPLTDAKGKPVEHAPTIGQLILDEMPSDAVSTHERPVPKEHAKSA; this comes from the coding sequence ATGGCCAAGAAGACCTCCAAGAAGACCACCACCAAGAAGACCTCCAGGAAGGTCGGCAAGAAGGTCACCAAGAAGACCGCCAGCCGGGCCGGTGGGGGTGGGCGTGGTCGCACCAGCCGGGGCACGGGCTACAAGGCCGGGCAGGCCAAGGGCAAGGACCTGGTCATCGTCGAGAGCCCCAGCAAGGCCAAGACCATCAATAAGTACCTGGGCGACGACTACGTCGTCCTGGCCAGCGTGGGCCACGTGCGCGACCTGCCCGAGAAGGCCGACAAGGGCGACAAGAGTCCGGTGCCCGGCGTCGACCTCGAGAAGCGCTTCACCCCAACCTACCGCGTGCTCAGCGGCAAGGAAGCGGTGATGCGCGAGCTCAAGCGGGCCGCGACCGACGCGACCAGCGAGGGCGGCAGCGTCTGGTTCGCGACCGACCTCGATCGCGAGGGCGAGGCCATCGCCTGGCACCTCGCGCAGGAGATCGGCATCGACGCCGAGGACGCCAAGCGCGTGGTCTTCGCCGCCATCACCAAGGCCGAGATCGCCAAGGCCTTCAACAACCCGCATCCGATCGACGTCGACAAGGTCAACGCCCAGCAGGCCCGCCGCATCCTCGACCGCATCGTGGGCTACCAGGTCTCGCCCCTGCTGTGGAAGAAGGTCACCCGAGGCCTGAGCGCCGGCCGCGTACAGAGCGTGGCCGTGCGCTTGGTGGTCGAGCGCGAGCGTGAGATCCGCGTCTTTGTTCCAGACGAATCCTGGAGCATCACCGCAAGCTTCGCCGGCACGCAAGACGCCGCCCGTTCGCTGGCCCCCCAGTGGGCCAAGCTGCTGGCGAGCAAAGACGAGAAGGGCAACCCGCCCAGCATCAAGGCCCAGAATGCATGGCTGGCCAAGCACGACGGCCTGCGCGCCGAGCTCGTCGAGGTGAACGGCGAGAAGTTCGAGATCCTCCAGAAGGGCAAGCTCGACGACGACGCCGAGGCCGCCGTCAGCGCCGAGAAGTTTAAGAAGCCCCACACCTGCGACATCACGCCCAGCGTGGTGAAGATGCTCGAGCAGGCCGGCCTGAGCGACGTCAAGACCCACGTGACCGAGGACGAAACCGGCCGCGGCCCGGCGCGCTGGCTGCGCACCATCACCGGCACGCCCGACCCGAGCATGCCGTGGACGGTGCGCTCGATCGAAACGAAGCGCACCAGCAGCCGCCCGCCGCCGCCGTTCATCACCTCGACGCTGCAGCAGGCCGCCAGCACGCGTCTTGGCTTCGGTGCCCGCCGCACCATGAGCGCCGCCCAAGGCCTGTACGAGGGCGTCAACATCCCCGGCGAGGGACCGGTCGGCCTGATCACCTACATGCGTACCGACTCGACGCACATCGCCGGCGAAGCGCTGAGCATGGCGCGCGAGCACATCAAGAAGACCTGGGGCGACACGTACCTCCCCGAGAAGCCCAACTTCTTCGGCAGCAGCAACAAGAGCGCGCAGGAGGCCCACGAGGCCATCCGCCCCACCAACGTCGCCTACACGCCCGACATGGTGCGCAAGAGCCTCAAGCCCGACCAGGCCAGGCTCTACGAGATCATCTGGCAGCGCTTCGTCGCCTGCCAGATGAGCAACGCGCAGTGGGACGCGACGACGATCCTTATTTATGGTGGCAAATCGGACACACTCACCTTCAAGGCCACCGGCCGCGTGCTCGTGTTCGACGGCTTCTACAAGGTCGCCGGCGTCCCCACTTCCAGCGACGAGGCCACGCTGTCGACCATCAGGGAGCAGGAAACGCTGCACGCCTTCGGCATCGACCCGCGCCAGCGCTTCACCACGCCGCCCGCACGCTACACCGAGGCGAGCCTCATCAAGACGCTCGAGAGCGAGGGCATCGGCCGGCCCAGCACCTACGCAAGCATCGTGCAGACGATCCAGGACCGCAAGTACGTCGAGCAGCGCGAGCGCCGCTTCTATGCGACCGACCTGGGCGAAGTCGTCACCGACAAGCTCATCGAAGCGTTCCCCCGCATCATGGACCTGGGCTACACCCGCCAGATGGAAGCCGACCTGGACAAGATCGAAGAAGAGCACCTCGACTGGATCGACATGCTCGAGAAGTTCTACGGGCCCTTCAGGGAAAGCCTCGAGCACGCCCTGGAGAACCTCCAGCACGCCAAGGCCGAGGTGCAGCCCAGCGACTACCTCTGCCCGCGCGACGGGGCCGAGCTGGTCTATCGCTTCGGCAAGAACGGCCGCTTCCTGAGCTGTTCCAACTACCCCGATTGCAACTACGCCTGCCCGGTGGACACGCACGGCAAGCCGCGTCCGATCGAGTACGTCGACGTACGCTGCCCCAAGACCGGCCGGCCGATGGTGCACCGCACCGGCCGCTTCGGCCCGTTCATCGCCACCGACCTGGCCGAGGGCGAGAGCCCCGAGGATGGACTCATCCTGAACATCGACAAGAAGGGCCACATCGTGGCGCCCTCGGTCCCGCCGGTCGAGACCGACCTGCCCTGCCCCACCTGCGAAGCACCGCTCAACCTGCGCAGCGGCGCCCGCGGCCCGTGGCTGAGCTGCAGCCGCTTCCCCAAGTGCCGCGGCCGCGGCAAGTGGAGCGAGCTGGACGACAAGAAGCAGGCCGAGCTGGAGCGCAAGCTCGAAGCCCACGAGCGCGCCAACCCCACGCCCATCATCAAGCGCCTGGATGGCACGCCGCTCACCGACGCCAAGGGCAAGCCCGTCGAGCACGCACCGACCATCGGCCAGCTCATCCTCGACGAGATGCCGAGCGATGCCGTAAGCACGCACGAGCGCCCCGTGCCCAAAGAGCACGCCAAGTCGGCCTAA